One window of Biomphalaria glabrata chromosome 6, xgBioGlab47.1, whole genome shotgun sequence genomic DNA carries:
- the LOC106071645 gene encoding methyltransferase-like protein 27 gives MESIYSHLRKEHHKVPCSQETHIDLCIEDYNKPGNARKFEENARVMLYRAPMYCAKLLAEILSDTLKNVKILDVASGPGQVGSELYKVGFRNVHALDGSWAMLEACRQKKVYSDYLCCIIEEYGAVPVDDGFYDAVVTSGAVLEHHLPASSQSEFARITRPGGYCVISYSSDVTVTEYGKAWQAESKRLEEADIWKVHCKVVIPDYYKNLSGFVDIFKVL, from the exons ATGGAATCAATATATTCACATCTACGCAAAGAGCATCATAAGGTTCCTTGCAGTCAGGAGACTCACATAGATCTTTGCATTGAAG ATTACAATAAACCCGGAAATGCCAGAAAATTTGAGGAGAACGCAAGGGTTATGTTGTACCGAGCGCCAATGTATTGCGCCAAGTTGCTTGCTGAAATTTTGTCTGACACACTTAAGAATGTCAAGATTTTGGATGTTGCTTCAGGACCAG GTCAAGTTGGCAGTGAACTTTATAAAGTAGGCTTCAGGAACGTGCACGCGCTAGACGGGTCATGGGCCATGCTGGAGGCGTGCCGTCAGAAAAAAGTGTACTCGGACTATCTTTGTTGTATCATTGAAGAGTACGGAGCCGTTCCAGTGGATGATG GATTCTATGACGCAGTCGTGACATCAGGAGCAGTGCTAGAGCATCATCTGCCAGCATCATCCCAGTCAGAGTTCGCCAGGATAACTAGGCCAGGAGG ATATTGCGTCATCTCGTACAGCTCTGACGTCACGGTGACCGAGTACGGCAAAGCGTGGCAGGCAGAGTCCAAGAGGCTAGAGGAGGCTGACATCTGGAAAGTTCACTGTAAGGTTGTCATCCCAGATTATTACAAAAATCTGTCTGGGTTTGTGGACATTTTCAAAGTCTTGTGA